The following proteins are co-located in the Polymorphospora rubra genome:
- a CDS encoding endonuclease/exonuclease/phosphatase family protein translates to MAEFRIATFNVENLDETAPDERPSLAERVALMKPQIVRLRADVVCFQEVHGQERPGKPRALLALAELLAGTDLAGASMTSSRPDGDAVYNERNLVVVSHHPVLAHRQLRNDLVARPRYARLTAVPADAAPVEIGVERPILHVELDLAQVGGGRLHVVNVHLKSKIPTDIPGQKLDNYTWRSADAWAEGTFISSMKRMSQALEVRRLVDQILDADPGARIVVAGDFNATPDDIPVLAIRGNVEDTGNPDLVNRVLVPVEHTVPASSRYTLFHQGHGEMLDHMLVTRNLLAHYRGSEIHNEILHDESAAFGTDRKYPESDHAPVVATFAF, encoded by the coding sequence GTGGCCGAGTTCCGGATCGCGACGTTCAACGTCGAGAACCTCGACGAGACCGCACCCGACGAGCGGCCGTCGCTGGCCGAGCGGGTCGCGCTGATGAAGCCGCAGATCGTCCGCCTGCGGGCCGACGTGGTCTGCTTCCAGGAGGTGCACGGCCAGGAACGTCCCGGAAAGCCGCGGGCGTTGCTGGCGCTCGCGGAACTGCTCGCCGGGACCGACCTCGCCGGCGCGTCGATGACCAGCAGCCGGCCGGACGGCGACGCGGTCTACAACGAGCGGAACCTGGTCGTGGTCTCGCACCACCCCGTGCTGGCGCACCGGCAGCTACGCAACGACCTGGTCGCCAGGCCCCGCTACGCCCGGCTGACCGCGGTCCCCGCCGACGCGGCCCCGGTCGAGATCGGGGTGGAACGGCCGATCCTGCACGTCGAACTCGACCTCGCGCAGGTCGGCGGCGGGCGGCTGCACGTCGTCAACGTGCACCTGAAGTCGAAGATCCCCACCGACATCCCCGGGCAGAAGCTCGACAATTACACGTGGCGCAGCGCCGACGCCTGGGCCGAGGGCACGTTCATCTCGAGCATGAAGCGGATGAGTCAGGCTCTGGAGGTCCGCCGCCTGGTCGACCAGATCCTCGACGCCGACCCCGGGGCCCGGATCGTCGTCGCCGGCGACTTCAACGCGACCCCGGACGACATCCCCGTCCTGGCCATCCGCGGCAACGTCGAGGACACCGGCAACCCGGACCTCGTCAACCGGGTGCTCGTCCCGGTCGAGCACACGGTGCCTGCCTCGTCCCGTTACACCCTGTTCCACCAGGGACACGGCGAGATGCTCGACCACATGCTCGTCACCCGCAACCTCCTGGCCCACTACCGGGGCTCGGAGATCCACAACGAGATCCTGCACGACGAGTCCGCCGCCTTCGGCACCGACCGCAAGTACCCGGAGTCCGACCACGCCCCGGTCGTCGCCACCTTCGCCTTCTGA
- a CDS encoding ABC transporter permease yields the protein MSALTGTGRLARLALRRDRIVLPVWIVGVPAVGLAVAASVADLYGGEADRLVYAGTTAVSVVARAFNGPTSGASLGAVVVAETFTSLAVLVALMTTFTVVRHTRQNEETGRFELTGSAMVGRHAPLAAALGVAVGADLLIGAGVAAALVGIGLPVTGALAYGTAIAGVGAAFAAVAAVTAQVFSTSRAANSAAAVAVGVAFGLRAVGDALGTVDAGGLRVTSAWPSWLSPLGWANQVRPFDADHWAVLALPAVFSVVAVAVAAVLVERRDAGTGLVAPRPGPARAGAELRSAAGLAWRLHRGGLLGWAIGLAVLGVAMGAVADEVDALVGDNAGLADAIAQLGGAGGLVDAFLATIMSIVALMVAGYAVQAVLRAHAEESAGRLEAVAAGAVSRSRWLAGHLVCAAGGVLLLLALTGATVGFAYGATVADTAGIAGETARMTGAALAQAPAVFVLAGAVVAVFGLLPRWSAAVAWAALALCALAGQFGAVLDLPTAVVNASPFSHVPAVPADDVTAGPLLALLAVAAGLLAVGMVAFRRRDLAL from the coding sequence GTGAGCGCGCTGACCGGCACCGGCCGGCTCGCCCGGCTGGCGCTGCGCCGCGACCGGATCGTGCTGCCGGTCTGGATCGTCGGCGTGCCCGCGGTCGGCCTCGCCGTCGCCGCCAGCGTCGCCGACCTCTACGGCGGCGAGGCCGACCGCCTCGTGTACGCCGGCACCACCGCCGTCAGCGTCGTCGCCCGCGCCTTCAACGGCCCCACCTCCGGCGCCAGCCTCGGCGCCGTCGTCGTCGCCGAGACGTTCACCTCCCTGGCCGTCCTCGTCGCGCTGATGACGACGTTCACCGTCGTGCGACACACCCGGCAGAACGAGGAGACCGGCCGGTTCGAGCTGACCGGCTCGGCGATGGTCGGCCGGCACGCCCCGCTCGCCGCCGCACTCGGCGTCGCCGTCGGCGCCGACCTGCTGATCGGAGCCGGCGTCGCGGCGGCCCTGGTCGGCATCGGCCTGCCCGTCACCGGGGCACTGGCCTACGGGACCGCGATCGCCGGCGTCGGTGCCGCCTTCGCCGCCGTCGCCGCGGTGACCGCCCAGGTCTTCTCGACGTCGCGGGCCGCCAACTCGGCCGCCGCGGTCGCGGTCGGCGTCGCCTTCGGACTGCGCGCCGTCGGCGACGCCCTCGGCACCGTCGACGCGGGCGGGCTGCGGGTCACCAGCGCCTGGCCGTCGTGGCTCTCCCCGCTCGGCTGGGCCAACCAGGTACGCCCGTTCGACGCCGACCACTGGGCGGTGCTGGCGTTGCCGGCCGTCTTCTCCGTCGTCGCCGTCGCCGTCGCGGCGGTGCTCGTCGAACGGCGCGACGCCGGCACCGGACTGGTCGCCCCGCGCCCCGGACCGGCCCGCGCCGGCGCCGAGCTGCGATCGGCCGCCGGTCTCGCCTGGCGGCTGCACCGCGGCGGCCTGCTCGGCTGGGCGATCGGGCTGGCCGTGCTCGGCGTCGCCATGGGAGCCGTCGCCGACGAGGTGGACGCCCTGGTCGGCGACAACGCCGGCCTGGCCGACGCGATCGCCCAGCTCGGCGGTGCCGGGGGACTGGTCGACGCCTTCCTCGCCACGATCATGTCGATCGTGGCGCTGATGGTCGCCGGGTACGCCGTACAGGCCGTCCTGCGCGCGCACGCCGAGGAGAGCGCCGGCCGGCTGGAAGCGGTCGCCGCCGGCGCGGTGTCCCGCTCCCGCTGGCTCGCCGGCCACCTCGTCTGCGCGGCCGGCGGTGTACTCCTGCTGCTGGCCCTGACCGGCGCGACCGTCGGATTCGCCTACGGCGCGACCGTCGCCGACACCGCCGGCATCGCGGGTGAGACCGCCCGGATGACCGGTGCCGCACTCGCCCAGGCGCCGGCGGTGTTCGTGCTCGCCGGCGCCGTCGTCGCCGTGTTCGGGCTGCTGCCCCGCTGGTCGGCCGCGGTCGCCTGGGCCGCGCTGGCGCTGTGCGCGCTGGCCGGGCAGTTCGGGGCCGTTCTCGACCTGCCCACCGCCGTCGTGAACGCCTCACCGTTCAGCCATGTCCCCGCCGTACCGGCCGACGACGTGACGGCCGGTCCGCTGCTGGCCCTGCTCGCGGTGGCCGCCGGCCTGCTCGCCGTCGGGATGGTCGCCTTCCGGCGCCGCGACCTCGCCCTGTGA
- a CDS encoding ABC transporter ATP-binding protein yields MPAIAVSKLVKSYGSTRALDGFDLRVEPGEVHGFLGPNGAGKSTTIRILLGLLRRDAGDVTVLGGDPWRDAVALHRRLAYVPGDVNLWPNLTGGEVIDLLGSLRGGLDPRRRDDLLARFELDPTKKCRTYSKGNRQKTAIVAALASDVELLVLDEPTSGLDPLMEAVFQDCVRQARSAGTTVLLSSHVLAEVEALCDRVTIVRAGRVVESGTLAELRHLTRVSVAVRTARPVDRLDTLPGVHELRVDGDTAHFEVDSDHLGTVVRHLADHDIRSLTSAPPSLDELFMRHYGERPAATPTTAGAR; encoded by the coding sequence ATGCCGGCCATCGCGGTCTCGAAGCTGGTGAAGTCCTACGGATCGACCCGGGCCCTCGACGGCTTCGACCTACGGGTCGAACCCGGCGAGGTGCACGGCTTCCTCGGCCCCAACGGCGCGGGCAAGTCGACCACCATCCGCATCCTGCTCGGCCTGCTGCGCAGGGACGCCGGCGACGTCACCGTGCTCGGCGGCGACCCCTGGCGCGACGCCGTCGCCCTGCACCGCCGCCTGGCGTACGTCCCCGGCGACGTCAACCTGTGGCCCAACCTCACCGGCGGGGAGGTGATCGACCTGCTCGGCTCGCTGCGCGGCGGCCTCGACCCGCGGCGCCGCGACGACCTGCTGGCCCGGTTCGAACTCGACCCGACGAAGAAGTGCCGGACCTACTCCAAGGGCAACCGGCAGAAGACCGCCATCGTCGCCGCCCTCGCCTCCGACGTCGAACTCCTCGTGCTCGACGAACCGACCTCCGGCCTGGACCCGCTGATGGAGGCGGTGTTCCAGGACTGCGTACGCCAGGCGCGGTCGGCCGGCACGACCGTGCTGCTCTCCAGCCACGTACTGGCCGAGGTGGAGGCCCTGTGCGACCGGGTGACCATCGTGCGCGCCGGCCGCGTCGTGGAGTCCGGCACCCTCGCCGAACTGCGGCACCTGACCCGGGTCTCGGTGGCGGTGCGGACCGCCCGCCCGGTCGACCGGCTCGACACCCTGCCCGGCGTGCACGAGCTGCGCGTCGACGGCGACACCGCGCACTTCGAGGTCGACTCCGACCACCTCGGCACGGTCGTCCGGCACCTCGCCGACCACGACATCCGCTCGCTGACCAGCGCACCGCCGAGCCTCGACGAACTGTTCATGCGGCACTACGGCGAGCGGCCGGCGGCCACCCCGACCACGGCCGGTGCCCGGTGA
- a CDS encoding arsenic resistance protein has translation MPRGTQELVAVLERHQVAVYVGAIAAGAVVGWTLPAAGPGLAHAINPVLAALLYVTFLQVPVADLVRSLRAGRFLTATLVVNFVVVPLVVAAMFAFLPDDRAVRLGVLLALLTPCVDYVIVFSGLAGGSRQRLLAATPVLLLAQLLLLPLFLYLFMGPELAGVVETGPFVEAFVVLIAVPLALAWLTQAWAARRAAGRRFAGAAGTAMVPLMAATLLTVVASQVPKLGESLADVARVVPFYVAFLVVMAFAGLAVARLFRLDVPDARAVVFSGATRNSLVVLPLALALPDRFAVAAVVVVAQTLVEVVGMVVYVRTVPRLLPGR, from the coding sequence GTGCCGCGGGGAACGCAGGAGCTGGTGGCGGTGCTGGAGCGGCACCAGGTCGCGGTGTACGTCGGGGCGATCGCGGCCGGGGCCGTGGTGGGCTGGACCCTGCCGGCGGCGGGGCCGGGGCTGGCGCACGCCATCAACCCGGTGCTGGCGGCCCTGCTGTACGTCACCTTCCTGCAGGTGCCGGTCGCCGACCTGGTCCGGTCGCTGCGCGCCGGCCGGTTCCTGACCGCCACGCTCGTCGTCAACTTCGTCGTGGTGCCGCTGGTCGTCGCCGCGATGTTCGCGTTCCTGCCCGACGACCGGGCCGTCCGGCTGGGAGTGCTCCTGGCCCTGCTGACCCCGTGTGTCGACTACGTGATCGTGTTCAGCGGTCTGGCCGGCGGCAGCCGGCAGCGCCTGCTGGCCGCGACGCCGGTGCTGCTGCTCGCCCAGTTGCTGCTGCTGCCGTTGTTCCTCTATCTGTTCATGGGACCTGAGCTGGCCGGGGTCGTCGAGACGGGGCCGTTCGTCGAGGCGTTCGTCGTGCTGATCGCCGTACCGCTGGCGCTGGCCTGGCTCACCCAGGCATGGGCGGCCCGGCGGGCGGCCGGACGCCGGTTCGCCGGGGCGGCCGGTACGGCGATGGTGCCGCTGATGGCGGCGACCCTGCTGACCGTCGTCGCCTCCCAGGTGCCGAAGCTGGGCGAGAGCCTCGCCGACGTCGCCCGCGTCGTGCCGTTCTACGTGGCGTTCCTGGTCGTGATGGCGTTCGCCGGACTCGCCGTCGCCCGCCTGTTCCGGCTGGACGTACCCGACGCCCGGGCGGTCGTGTTCAGCGGCGCGACCCGCAACTCGCTGGTCGTACTGCCGTTGGCGCTGGCCCTGCCGGACCGGTTCGCGGTCGCCGCCGTCGTGGTCGTCGCCCAGACCCTGGTCGAGGTGGTCGGCATGGTGGTCTACGTCCGTACGGTCCCGCGCCTGCTGCCGGGCCGCTGA
- a CDS encoding ArsR/SmtB family transcription factor — MVVGELDEADVDRIFHALADATRRDILTRVIRAEQSVSALARHYPMSFAAVQKHVAVLERAALVVKERRGREQVVHIDVTALRRAAELLDAYEQLWRHRARAMEQILAEDREGEQS; from the coding sequence ATGGTTGTAGGTGAGCTGGACGAGGCGGACGTGGACCGGATCTTCCACGCCCTGGCCGACGCCACGCGCCGCGACATCCTCACCCGGGTGATCCGGGCGGAGCAGTCGGTGTCCGCCCTCGCGCGCCACTACCCGATGAGCTTCGCGGCGGTGCAGAAGCACGTGGCGGTGCTGGAACGGGCCGCGCTCGTTGTCAAGGAGAGACGCGGAAGGGAACAGGTCGTGCACATCGACGTGACCGCACTACGTCGGGCGGCCGAACTGCTCGACGCGTACGAACAGCTCTGGCGGCACCGCGCCCGGGCGATGGAACAGATCCTGGCCGAAGACCGAGAAGGGGAACAGTCGTGA
- a CDS encoding ABC-F family ATP-binding cassette domain-containing protein, whose protein sequence is MSHAALLAHDLVRTLGTRRVLDGVSLTAAPGHRIGLIGENGTGKSTLLRLLAGTDEPDSGTVVRPADLGFLHQEMPFRPAATITDVLDDALREAREDLAELDRLTHALADLPPDSPGYADLLAAYGERLDRAQEHDAWDADRRAAIVLAGLGLGAMPHDRTLGSLSGGQRGRLALAALLVRRPVALLLDEPTNHLDDAAAAFLEEQLRGLPGVVVAASHDRAFLDAVCTDLVDLDPALDGPTRFGGNYTDYQAHKRAERERWQRRFAEEQEELADLRRSAGVTAHQVAPGRARSDNEKMGFGHTTGRVQNQISRRIRNATRRLDELERDQVRKPPEPLRFRAAALATGSAAGLLASLRDVEVAGRLRLDLLDVSATDRLLVTGANGAGKSTLLAVLAGQLPAAGAVHRRPGLRVGLLAQDTVFERPDRTVRETYELALGPARAEAVPLRSLGLIRPRDIASRVGDLSVGQRRRLALALLVADPPELLLLDEPTNHLSPRLADELEEALGTGPGAVVVASHDRWLRARWPGREVRLSGAGEPG, encoded by the coding sequence ATGTCCCACGCAGCTCTGCTCGCCCATGACCTCGTCCGCACCCTCGGCACGCGCCGGGTGCTCGACGGCGTCTCGCTGACCGCCGCACCCGGCCACCGGATCGGGCTCATCGGTGAGAACGGCACCGGGAAGTCGACCCTGCTGCGCCTGCTCGCCGGCACCGACGAGCCCGACAGCGGCACCGTCGTACGCCCCGCGGACCTCGGCTTCCTGCACCAGGAGATGCCGTTCCGGCCCGCCGCGACGATCACCGACGTGCTCGACGACGCCCTGCGGGAGGCCCGGGAGGATCTCGCCGAACTCGACCGGCTGACCCACGCGCTCGCCGACCTCCCGCCGGACTCGCCCGGCTACGCCGACCTGCTCGCCGCGTACGGGGAACGGCTCGACCGGGCGCAGGAACACGACGCCTGGGACGCCGACCGGCGGGCCGCGATCGTCCTCGCCGGGCTCGGCCTGGGCGCGATGCCGCACGACCGTACCCTCGGGTCCCTGTCCGGCGGGCAGCGCGGCCGCCTGGCCCTGGCCGCGCTGCTGGTACGGCGCCCCGTGGCGCTGCTGCTCGACGAGCCGACCAACCATCTCGACGACGCCGCCGCGGCCTTTCTCGAGGAGCAGCTGCGCGGCCTGCCCGGGGTGGTCGTGGCGGCCAGCCACGACCGGGCCTTCCTCGACGCCGTCTGCACCGACCTGGTCGACCTCGACCCGGCGCTGGACGGCCCCACCCGGTTCGGCGGCAACTACACCGACTACCAGGCGCACAAGCGGGCCGAGCGGGAGCGCTGGCAGCGACGCTTCGCCGAGGAGCAGGAGGAACTCGCCGACCTGCGCCGCTCCGCCGGCGTGACCGCCCACCAGGTCGCGCCGGGCCGGGCCCGGAGCGACAACGAGAAGATGGGGTTCGGTCACACCACCGGCCGGGTGCAGAACCAGATCTCGCGCCGGATCCGCAACGCCACCCGCCGGCTCGACGAACTCGAACGCGACCAGGTCCGCAAGCCGCCGGAACCGCTGCGGTTCCGGGCCGCCGCGCTGGCCACCGGATCGGCCGCCGGGCTGCTCGCGTCGCTGCGCGACGTCGAGGTCGCCGGCCGGCTGCGCCTCGACCTGCTCGACGTGTCCGCGACCGACCGGCTGCTGGTCACCGGCGCGAACGGGGCCGGCAAGTCGACGCTGCTCGCGGTGCTGGCCGGGCAACTGCCGGCGGCCGGCGCGGTGCACCGCCGGCCCGGGCTCAGGGTCGGCCTGCTGGCGCAGGACACCGTCTTCGAGCGGCCGGACCGCACCGTACGGGAGACGTACGAGCTGGCGCTCGGGCCGGCCCGGGCCGAGGCCGTACCGCTGCGGTCGCTCGGTCTGATCCGGCCCCGGGACATCGCCAGCCGGGTCGGTGACCTGTCGGTCGGCCAGCGCCGCCGGCTCGCGCTGGCGCTGCTCGTGGCCGACCCGCCCGAACTGCTGCTGCTCGACGAGCCGACCAACCACCTGTCGCCACGGCTCGCCGACGAGTTGGAGGAGGCGCTCGGCACCGGCCCCGGCGCCGTCGTGGTCGCCAGCCACGACCGGTGGCTGCGGGCCCGCTGGCCGGGCCGTGAGGTGCGGCTGAGCGGCGCCGGGGAGCCGGGCTGA
- a CDS encoding MerR family transcriptional regulator, which translates to MRIGDLAARTGVSVRSLRYYEEQGLLVSTRSSSGQRHYTGDEIGRVAFIQRLYAAGLSSRTIAELLPCVDSPSEQNSDEAFERMVRERDRITDHIGELTTARDALDRLIDTNREHRARLPTPTPTPAPTPTLIKDLLHDKPDTTGTVCP; encoded by the coding sequence ATGCGGATCGGAGACCTCGCGGCACGGACGGGCGTGAGCGTGCGCTCCCTGCGCTACTACGAGGAGCAGGGCCTGCTCGTCAGCACCCGCAGTTCCAGCGGTCAGCGGCACTACACCGGCGACGAGATCGGGCGGGTGGCCTTCATCCAGCGCCTGTACGCCGCCGGACTCTCCAGCCGGACCATCGCCGAACTGCTGCCCTGCGTCGACTCACCCAGCGAGCAGAACTCCGACGAGGCGTTCGAACGGATGGTGCGGGAACGGGACCGCATCACCGACCACATCGGGGAGCTGACAACGGCCCGGGACGCCCTCGACCGACTCATCGACACCAACCGCGAACACCGGGCCCGGCTCCCCACCCCCACCCCCACCCCCGCCCCCACCCCCACGTTGATCAAGGACTTGTTGCACGACAAACCCGACACGACGGGCACGGTTTGTCCGTGA
- the yidD gene encoding membrane protein insertion efficiency factor YidD codes for MTSRFRRIWEQARENRRQQYRFNRQHKSKNPDGCCDCCGFGLFSTLLMLGSTTAAVTRASVVDRAGVAAIRGYRRWLSPHWPGQCRFTPTCGAYGLTAVERHGLAAGGRMAAERVRRCRPGVPRGTHDPVR; via the coding sequence ATGACGAGCAGGTTCCGGCGCATCTGGGAGCAGGCCAGAGAAAACCGCCGGCAGCAGTACAGGTTCAACCGGCAGCACAAGTCCAAGAACCCGGACGGCTGCTGCGACTGCTGCGGGTTCGGGCTGTTCTCGACCCTGCTGATGCTCGGTTCGACGACGGCGGCGGTGACCCGCGCGTCGGTGGTGGACCGGGCGGGGGTGGCCGCCATCCGCGGCTACCGGCGGTGGCTGTCGCCGCACTGGCCGGGACAGTGCCGGTTCACCCCGACCTGCGGCGCCTACGGCCTGACGGCCGTGGAACGCCACGGGCTGGCGGCCGGTGGCCGGATGGCCGCCGAACGGGTCCGCCGCTGCCGTCCCGGCGTACCCCGCGGCACCCACGACCCGGTGCGCTGA
- a CDS encoding helix-turn-helix domain-containing protein: MIEGWLDTLLKHRAPLGMLVNDIAILTRNSVYRRILAVATQANELVAGPDADQRERVRATQAIAMVSDPIVFYTDADTATLREDMLDGVHRLLEGGPRPPRTTGPTLAGARARRGRPPALSDGDVAAARAMHAAGTHTVDEIAAAFGVGRATLYRHLNRD; this comes from the coding sequence ATGATCGAGGGCTGGCTCGACACCCTGCTGAAGCACCGCGCGCCGTTGGGCATGCTCGTCAACGACATCGCGATCCTGACCCGCAACTCGGTCTACCGGCGGATCCTGGCGGTGGCGACGCAGGCCAACGAGCTGGTGGCCGGGCCCGACGCCGACCAGCGGGAACGGGTACGGGCCACGCAGGCGATCGCGATGGTCAGCGACCCGATCGTGTTCTACACCGACGCCGACACGGCGACCCTGCGCGAGGACATGCTCGACGGCGTACACCGGCTGCTCGAGGGCGGGCCCCGGCCGCCGCGGACCACCGGTCCGACCCTGGCCGGCGCCCGCGCGCGCCGGGGCCGGCCGCCGGCCCTGTCGGACGGGGACGTGGCCGCCGCCCGGGCGATGCACGCGGCCGGCACGCACACCGTGGACGAGATCGCGGCGGCGTTCGGGGTGGGCCGGGCCACCCTCTACCGCCACCTGAACCGAGACTGA
- a CDS encoding helix-turn-helix domain-containing protein, protein MDPTAPATDTRSRILRAAADLFVRKGYQRTSLREIADSLRLTKAAILYHFPTKEHLAAELVEPFVADLEAVAAHAAAQPPDHGGGR, encoded by the coding sequence ATGGACCCGACGGCCCCGGCGACGGACACCCGGTCGCGCATCCTGCGCGCGGCCGCCGACCTCTTCGTGCGCAAGGGCTACCAGCGCACGTCGCTGCGCGAGATCGCCGACAGCCTGCGGCTGACCAAGGCCGCGATCCTCTACCACTTCCCCACCAAGGAGCACCTCGCCGCCGAGCTGGTCGAACCGTTCGTCGCCGACCTGGAGGCGGTGGCCGCGCACGCCGCCGCGCAGCCCCCGGACCACGGCGGTGGGCGATGA
- a CDS encoding substrate-binding domain-containing protein: MRRTPRLVLAAVLLALATACTGDPAPTTPASGSEGPYLRGSGTLRVLAGSELADLRPILDEARDATGVTVQLTEIGTLDGIERVATGAAARDHDAIWFSSNRYLELHPDAADKIGVDAKVANSPVVLGLRASTAQRLGWDRNRPTWSEIATAAGAGEFTYGMTSPATSNSGYSALVGVAAALAGTGRALTTDEITALTPRLQSFFTGHALTSGSSGWLADAYVHRQTAGVPLDGLINYESVLLSLNAGGRLSEPLTVIYPADGVVTADYPLTLLAGAAEQARTNHAAIADFLRRPSTQAKIMEQTHRRPAITGVSLTGTFGPADGGLVELPFPTRYEVANTLVSSFGDALRKPARTIYLLDLSGSMRGSRLEGLQSALLGLSGADTSLSGELTRFNGREQVILVPFSTTVAQPRRFDVPSDDPKPTLDRIRDDVRGLSANGDTAIYDALARGLELARELDAAEPGRFTSVVLLTDGERTVGRSLDSFRSMHAGLPATIRSVPVFTLLFGEGNVGEMTEIATLTGGRTFDARTGSLAAVFKEIRGYQ, from the coding sequence GTGCGCCGTACGCCCCGACTGGTGCTGGCCGCCGTGCTGCTCGCACTCGCGACCGCGTGCACCGGCGACCCGGCACCGACCACACCGGCCAGCGGATCCGAGGGCCCGTACCTGCGCGGTTCGGGCACCCTGCGGGTGCTCGCCGGCAGCGAACTGGCCGACCTGCGCCCGATCCTCGACGAGGCACGGGACGCGACCGGCGTCACCGTGCAACTCACCGAGATCGGCACCCTCGACGGGATCGAACGGGTCGCCACCGGCGCGGCCGCCCGCGACCACGACGCGATCTGGTTCTCCAGCAACCGCTACCTCGAACTGCACCCGGACGCCGCCGACAAGATCGGCGTGGACGCCAAGGTGGCGAACTCGCCGGTGGTGCTGGGCCTGCGGGCCTCGACGGCGCAGCGGCTCGGCTGGGACCGGAACCGTCCGACGTGGAGCGAGATCGCCACGGCGGCCGGCGCGGGTGAGTTCACCTACGGGATGACCAGTCCGGCGACCTCCAACTCCGGCTACTCCGCCCTGGTCGGGGTGGCCGCCGCCCTGGCCGGCACCGGCCGGGCGCTGACCACCGACGAGATCACCGCGTTGACGCCCCGGCTGCAGTCCTTCTTCACCGGACACGCCCTGACCTCCGGGTCGTCGGGCTGGCTGGCGGACGCGTACGTGCACCGGCAGACCGCCGGCGTACCACTGGACGGCCTCATCAACTACGAGTCGGTGCTGCTCTCGCTCAACGCCGGTGGCCGGCTGTCCGAGCCGCTCACCGTGATCTACCCCGCCGACGGGGTGGTCACCGCCGACTACCCGCTGACCCTGCTCGCCGGCGCCGCCGAGCAGGCCCGCACCAACCATGCCGCGATCGCCGACTTCCTGCGCCGGCCGTCGACCCAGGCCAAGATCATGGAGCAGACGCACCGTCGGCCGGCCATCACCGGGGTCAGCCTGACCGGCACGTTCGGACCCGCCGACGGAGGGCTGGTCGAGTTGCCGTTCCCGACCCGGTACGAGGTCGCGAACACACTCGTGTCGAGCTTCGGTGACGCGCTACGCAAGCCGGCCCGCACCATCTACCTGCTCGACCTGTCCGGGTCGATGCGGGGCAGCCGCCTCGAGGGACTCCAGTCCGCCCTGCTCGGGCTATCCGGCGCGGACACCTCGCTGTCCGGCGAACTGACCCGGTTCAACGGGCGCGAGCAGGTGATCCTCGTGCCGTTCAGCACCACGGTCGCGCAACCGCGCCGGTTCGACGTACCGTCCGACGACCCGAAACCGACCCTCGACCGGATCCGCGACGACGTACGGGGGCTCTCCGCCAACGGCGACACCGCGATCTACGACGCGCTGGCCCGTGGCCTGGAATTGGCCCGCGAACTCGACGCGGCGGAACCGGGCCGGTTCACCAGCGTGGTGCTGCTGACCGACGGCGAGCGTACGGTCGGCCGGTCCCTGGACTCGTTCCGGAGCATGCACGCCGGCCTGCCGGCCACGATCCGGTCGGTGCCGGTGTTCACCCTGCTGTTCGGCGAGGGCAACGTCGGCGAGATGACCGAGATCGCCACGTTGACCGGCGGTCGCACCTTCGACGCGCGGACCGGTTCGCTCGCCGCCGTGTTCAAGGAGATCCGCGGCTACCAGTGA